Proteins from a single region of Lentimicrobium saccharophilum:
- a CDS encoding four helix bundle protein, whose protein sequence is MDSELEKAVTFFRFEDLRIYHKALDYIEWLIIKSKEFPDEGAAGVGTRFNLSAQAIALNISEGSARNKSQFIYYLKMAKSAVRECVVFTTLAGKLKYLSEKDVEESRGQLMEMTKMIGALIGSLQRAADLNLEDTD, encoded by the coding sequence GAACTCGAAAAAGCGGTAACATTCTTTAGATTTGAAGATTTAAGAATATACCATAAAGCATTGGATTACATTGAATGGCTGATTATCAAAAGTAAAGAATTTCCGGATGAAGGCGCCGCAGGTGTCGGGACCAGGTTTAATCTGTCGGCCCAGGCAATTGCATTGAATATATCGGAAGGATCAGCCAGAAATAAGAGTCAGTTTATCTATTATTTAAAGATGGCCAAAAGTGCGGTGAGGGAATGTGTGGTATTCACCACACTTGCAGGCAAGCTAAAGTATTTAAGTGAGAAAGATGTTGAGGAATCGCGCGGGCAACTGATGGAAATGACCAAGATGATCGGTGCTCTGATCGGATCACTTCAGCGGGCAGCTGACCTCAACCTGGAAGATACTGATTAA